One window from the genome of Streptococcus halotolerans encodes:
- a CDS encoding ABC transporter substrate-binding protein: protein MKKKLTFAAVTVMSTAFLAACSAAPSSSSANAEGTKVGDTLKVGLNFESTGDVSAYGNAGKNGAQLAIAEINKGGGVDGKKIKAFVKDNKSDNSESATVTTNLTTESSVNAVVGPMVSSAVASASPNAEKAAVPLIAPAATQDDLTVGKDGKTRQYMFRTTFIDSYQGEVLSKFLSNDLKAKKVVLYYDNSSDYSKGIAKEFKKHYKGDIVSESTFQAKDTDFQSALTKFKDEDFDAIVMPGYYQEVGTIIKQAREMGIEASIVGPDGFADDKLVELAGAKNASNVYYVSGYSAKTSQKAAAFAKAYKEKYGEEPSMFAALGYDSVYMVADAAKGANNSAEIAKNLAKTKDFEGATGTMTIDKKHNPVKSVSVVGLTDGKESSATVVEADK from the coding sequence ATGAAGAAAAAATTAACTTTTGCAGCTGTTACAGTTATGAGTACAGCCTTTCTTGCAGCTTGTAGCGCTGCTCCTAGTAGTTCAAGTGCAAACGCAGAAGGAACTAAAGTTGGCGATACGCTGAAAGTGGGATTAAACTTTGAGTCAACAGGTGATGTTTCTGCTTATGGTAATGCCGGTAAAAATGGCGCTCAATTAGCGATTGCTGAGATCAATAAAGGTGGCGGTGTTGACGGTAAGAAAATCAAAGCGTTCGTTAAAGATAATAAATCTGATAACTCAGAGTCAGCTACAGTTACCACAAACTTAACAACGGAAAGTAGCGTTAATGCTGTCGTGGGTCCAATGGTATCGTCAGCCGTTGCTTCAGCTAGTCCAAATGCTGAAAAAGCAGCTGTGCCATTGATCGCACCAGCAGCAACACAGGATGATCTGACCGTTGGTAAGGATGGTAAGACACGTCAATACATGTTCCGTACAACCTTTATCGACAGTTATCAAGGTGAGGTCCTTTCAAAATTTCTTAGTAATGATTTAAAAGCCAAAAAAGTAGTTCTTTACTATGATAATTCGAGCGATTATTCAAAAGGGATCGCTAAAGAGTTTAAAAAGCACTATAAAGGTGACATTGTTAGTGAGTCAACTTTCCAAGCCAAAGACACTGATTTTCAATCAGCTCTAACAAAATTCAAAGATGAGGATTTCGATGCTATCGTGATGCCAGGTTACTACCAAGAGGTAGGTACTATCATTAAACAGGCTCGTGAAATGGGAATCGAAGCCTCTATTGTTGGTCCTGATGGCTTTGCGGATGATAAACTGGTCGAGTTGGCAGGAGCTAAGAATGCTTCAAACGTTTATTACGTTTCAGGATACTCAGCTAAAACCTCTCAAAAAGCAGCAGCATTTGCTAAAGCTTACAAGGAAAAATATGGTGAAGAACCATCGATGTTTGCAGCGCTTGGCTATGATTCTGTTTACATGGTAGCAGATGCAGCAAAAGGTGCTAACAATTCTGCTGAAATTGCTAAAAACCTTGCTAAAACCAAAGACTTTGAAGGCGCTACTGGTACAATGACGATTGATAAGAAGCACAATCCAGTGAAATCCGTATCAGTTGTTGGCCTTACAGATGGTAAGGAAAGTTCAGCTACCGTTGTTGAAGCTGACAAATAA
- a CDS encoding ABC transporter ATP-binding protein: MAMLHVENLSVSYGAIEAVKNVSFEVNEGEVVSLIGANGAGKTSILRTISGLVRPKEGKITFLGDEIQRMPARKIVSDGLSQVPEGRHVFAGLTVMENLEMGAFLKKDKDQNQKNLKSIFERFPRLEERKNQDAATLSGGEQQMLAMGRALMSQPKLLLLDEPSMGLAPIFIQEIFDIVKDIQKQGTTVLLIEQNATKALSIADRGYVLETGKIVLSGTGQELLESDDVKKAYLGG, encoded by the coding sequence ATGGCTATGTTACATGTCGAAAACCTGTCAGTCAGCTATGGGGCAATTGAGGCGGTAAAAAATGTTTCTTTTGAGGTTAATGAAGGAGAAGTTGTTTCTTTAATCGGTGCTAATGGCGCTGGTAAAACCTCTATTCTTCGGACCATTTCCGGACTAGTTCGTCCTAAGGAGGGGAAAATTACTTTCTTAGGAGATGAGATTCAGAGAATGCCTGCTCGCAAGATTGTGTCTGATGGCTTATCACAAGTTCCAGAAGGTCGTCATGTTTTCGCAGGATTAACCGTTATGGAAAATCTTGAAATGGGTGCGTTTTTGAAAAAAGATAAGGACCAGAATCAAAAAAATCTAAAAAGTATTTTTGAGCGTTTTCCGCGTCTTGAAGAACGTAAAAATCAAGATGCAGCGACACTGTCAGGTGGTGAACAACAGATGCTGGCCATGGGGCGTGCCCTCATGAGTCAACCCAAACTCCTGCTCCTTGATGAGCCATCGATGGGATTAGCACCAATCTTTATTCAAGAAATTTTTGATATTGTCAAAGACATTCAAAAACAGGGAACAACGGTGCTCCTGATTGAACAAAATGCGACCAAAGCTCTCTCAATCGCAGACCGTGGTTATGTCTTAGAAACTGGAAAAATCGTCTTATCAGGAACAGGACAAGAACTCCTTGAATCAGATGATGTCAAAAAAGCATATCTGGGTGGCTAA
- a CDS encoding branched-chain amino acid ABC transporter permease, whose amino-acid sequence MTKRIKSILAWLGLIVVAFLVLNSLVSTGILGLYHVQILMGIGISMIMAMGTNLVLGFSGQFSLGQAGFMAIGAYATAIMTQANPTYVGFYLSMLVGAIVAGIIAVVVGFPTLRLKGDYLAIATLGVAEIIRIAIVNGGDLTNGAAGLTGILPYTSWQVVFIFVVIIAVLLMNYLRSATGRQVISVREDEIAAESMGVNTTKVKVITFAIAAMTAAIAGSLYVGYIGTIAPKDFTIMRSIDYLIIAVLGGLGSMTGTIVAAIVLGILNMYLQNVADLRMIIYSLALILVMVFRPGGLLGTKELMLSKFIPKNKGGNY is encoded by the coding sequence ATGACAAAACGTATCAAATCAATCCTAGCTTGGCTAGGCCTTATTGTAGTCGCTTTTCTTGTCCTCAATAGCTTAGTTAGTACAGGTATTTTAGGGCTTTACCATGTTCAGATTTTAATGGGAATTGGTATCTCAATGATTATGGCTATGGGAACTAATTTAGTTTTAGGCTTTTCTGGTCAATTCTCACTTGGACAAGCTGGATTTATGGCTATTGGTGCTTATGCGACAGCTATTATGACACAAGCTAATCCAACGTATGTCGGTTTCTACCTATCGATGCTTGTGGGGGCGATTGTCGCAGGTATCATTGCAGTGGTAGTTGGTTTTCCGACGCTTCGTCTTAAAGGTGACTACCTTGCGATTGCAACACTTGGTGTGGCGGAAATCATCCGTATCGCTATTGTCAATGGTGGTGACTTGACCAACGGCGCAGCTGGTTTGACAGGGATTCTTCCTTATACAAGCTGGCAAGTTGTTTTTATCTTTGTTGTCATTATTGCAGTGCTTTTGATGAACTATCTTCGGAGTGCAACAGGTCGTCAAGTCATTTCTGTACGTGAAGACGAGATTGCTGCGGAATCAATGGGAGTGAATACAACAAAAGTAAAGGTGATTACCTTTGCTATCGCTGCTATGACAGCAGCTATCGCAGGCTCTCTCTACGTTGGTTACATTGGGACTATTGCCCCTAAAGATTTTACGATTATGCGCTCTATTGATTATTTGATCATTGCTGTTTTAGGTGGTCTTGGCTCAATGACTGGAACGATTGTTGCTGCTATCGTGTTGGGAATTCTTAACATGTATTTGCAGAATGTTGCCGATTTGCGTATGATTATCTATTCTTTAGCCTTAATTTTAGTAATGGTGTTCCGTCCGGGAGGGCTTTTGGGAACTAAAGAATTGATGTTGTCTAAATTCATTCCAAAAAATAAAGGGGGCAACTACTAA
- a CDS encoding DUF2129 domain-containing protein, with amino-acid sequence MEIKERMSLAVYLYYNRDARKLSKFGDIFYHSKRFKYVMIYIDKEQEEDIVSTLKTMKYVKKVKPSALDDIDMNFVGNLNNHEE; translated from the coding sequence ATGGAAATCAAAGAAAGAATGAGCCTTGCGGTTTATCTTTACTATAATCGCGATGCTAGAAAGTTAAGTAAATTTGGTGATATTTTTTACCATTCCAAACGATTTAAATATGTCATGATATATATTGATAAAGAGCAGGAAGAAGACATTGTGTCAACTTTAAAAACAATGAAATATGTTAAAAAGGTTAAACCGTCCGCTCTCGATGATATCGATATGAATTTTGTAGGGAATCTGAACAACCATGAGGAATGA
- a CDS encoding CBS and ACT domain-containing protein, protein MPVKDFMTSRVIYVSPDTTVAHASDKMKSHDLRRLPVIENDRLVGLVTEGTMADATPSKATSLSIYEMNYLLNKTSIRDIMIRDVITVSQDASLEDAIYIMMKHKIGVLPVVDNDQLYGIITDRDIFKAFLEVSGYGTEGLRLNILLNDTIGSLEKVVRVISDANLNIHRTVVANHKSGKTLVEIQIEGQADTHTLQKALENQGITVLNIIKTEAKAGF, encoded by the coding sequence ATGCCCGTTAAAGATTTTATGACCTCAAGGGTCATTTACGTATCGCCAGATACGACGGTTGCTCACGCTTCAGATAAAATGAAGTCTCACGATTTGCGTCGACTACCTGTTATTGAAAATGATCGTCTGGTTGGTTTGGTAACAGAAGGAACCATGGCTGATGCAACACCTTCAAAAGCAACTAGTCTCTCCATTTATGAAATGAATTATTTGCTAAATAAAACAAGCATTCGTGATATTATGATTCGTGATGTCATTACCGTTTCACAGGATGCCAGTCTAGAAGACGCTATTTACATCATGATGAAACACAAGATAGGTGTATTACCTGTTGTGGATAATGACCAACTTTACGGTATTATCACGGATCGCGATATTTTCAAAGCTTTCCTTGAAGTATCTGGTTATGGAACAGAAGGTCTTCGTCTTAACATTCTTCTAAATGATACCATTGGGAGTTTGGAAAAGGTAGTTCGTGTGATTAGTGATGCCAATCTTAATATTCACCGTACTGTTGTGGCTAATCATAAGTCTGGAAAAACCTTGGTTGAAATTCAGATTGAAGGACAAGCAGATACTCATACCTTACAAAAAGCATTGGAAAATCAAGGTATCACAGTGCTAAACATTATCAAAACAGAGGCTAAAGCTGGATTTTAA
- a CDS encoding MalY/PatB family protein: protein MTKYNFTDIPERLKTNAIKWQKVKHDPEIIPLWIADMDFQVFPAMTKALEEFAKRSVFGYDAPKDSLYQAIQDWEKTQHQVILNKEDIVLIEGVVPAISVAINAFTQKGDAVLINTPVYPPFARSVTLAERHLVSNSLVDKNGHFEIDFEQLEKDLVDHEVKLYLFCSPHNPGGRVWTKEEIVRVAELCRKHGVYLVSDEIHQDLALFGHKHHSLLSVNADYQNFALVLTSATKTFNIAGTKNSFALIPNPKLKKAFRDAQLVNNQHEVSTLGFWATETALRYGKDWLDELKNVLETNIHLLTETLTTQTNIKVMKPEGTYLVWLDFSDYEINHNELGRILQEEVKVILNDGLTFGKEGEYHFRLNTATPTHVIEEALTRLVKAFPKG, encoded by the coding sequence ATGACCAAGTACAATTTTACCGATATTCCAGAACGTCTAAAAACCAATGCCATCAAGTGGCAAAAGGTTAAACATGATCCAGAGATTATTCCTCTTTGGATTGCGGATATGGACTTTCAGGTTTTTCCAGCTATGACAAAAGCACTTGAAGAATTTGCTAAAAGGTCCGTTTTTGGCTACGATGCTCCAAAAGATAGCCTCTATCAAGCTATTCAAGATTGGGAAAAAACACAGCATCAAGTTATCCTTAATAAAGAAGACATTGTCTTGATTGAAGGAGTGGTGCCAGCCATTTCAGTGGCTATCAATGCTTTTACACAAAAAGGAGATGCTGTCCTCATTAACACGCCAGTTTATCCTCCTTTCGCACGAAGTGTCACGTTAGCTGAGCGCCATTTAGTAAGCAACTCTTTGGTAGACAAGAATGGGCACTTTGAGATAGATTTTGAGCAATTAGAAAAAGACTTGGTTGATCATGAGGTTAAACTCTACCTCTTTTGCAGTCCTCACAATCCTGGAGGGCGAGTTTGGACCAAGGAGGAGATTGTTAGGGTAGCAGAACTTTGCCGAAAACATGGTGTTTATCTGGTTTCAGATGAAATTCATCAAGATTTAGCCCTTTTTGGACACAAGCATCATAGCCTCTTGTCTGTTAATGCTGACTATCAGAATTTTGCTCTGGTATTGACGAGTGCAACCAAGACTTTTAATATTGCAGGAACCAAAAATAGCTTTGCGCTCATCCCAAATCCTAAACTAAAGAAAGCTTTTAGGGATGCACAGTTGGTCAATAATCAACACGAAGTCTCCACGCTAGGTTTTTGGGCCACAGAAACAGCGCTAAGGTATGGTAAGGACTGGTTAGACGAGTTAAAAAACGTTTTGGAAACGAATATCCATTTACTCACTGAAACCTTGACCACACAAACAAATATCAAGGTAATGAAACCAGAAGGTACTTATCTGGTTTGGCTAGATTTTTCTGACTACGAGATTAACCATAATGAACTAGGAAGAATTCTTCAAGAAGAGGTCAAAGTAATCCTAAACGATGGTTTAACCTTTGGAAAAGAGGGAGAGTATCACTTCCGTCTAAATACGGCAACGCCCACCCACGTGATAGAAGAAGCGCTGACGCGCTTAGTCAAAGCTTTCCCGAAAGGATAG
- a CDS encoding ATP-dependent Clp protease proteolytic subunit translates to MIPVVIEQTSRGERSYDIYSRLLKDRIIMLTGPVEDNMANSVIAQLLFLDAQDPTKDIYLYVNTPGGSVSAGLAIVDTMNFIKADVQTIVMGMAASMGTIIASSGAKGKRFMLPNAEYMMHQPMGGTGGGTQQTDMAIAAEHLLKTRHKLEKILSDNSGQSMEKIHIDAERDRWMDAEETLAYGFIDAIMDNNELK, encoded by the coding sequence ATGATTCCTGTAGTTATTGAACAAACGTCACGCGGTGAGCGTTCTTATGATATTTACTCACGTCTGCTAAAAGACCGTATTATTATGTTAACGGGTCCAGTTGAAGATAACATGGCAAACTCAGTGATTGCGCAGTTGCTTTTCTTGGATGCCCAAGACCCAACTAAAGATATCTACCTTTATGTCAATACGCCCGGTGGTTCTGTTTCTGCTGGCTTGGCTATCGTTGATACCATGAACTTCATCAAAGCTGATGTGCAAACCATCGTTATGGGAATGGCAGCTTCAATGGGGACTATTATCGCATCATCAGGTGCCAAGGGTAAACGTTTCATGTTGCCAAACGCAGAATACATGATGCACCAACCGATGGGAGGTACTGGTGGCGGTACGCAACAAACAGATATGGCTATCGCTGCTGAGCATCTTTTGAAAACACGTCACAAACTAGAAAAAATTCTTTCTGATAATTCAGGACAAAGTATGGAAAAAATCCATATCGATGCTGAACGTGATCGCTGGATGGATGCTGAAGAAACACTTGCATATGGCTTCATCGATGCTATTATGGATAACAATGAATTAAAATAA
- a CDS encoding ABC transporter ATP-binding protein, with protein sequence MALLEVKHLTKHFGGLTAVGDVTMELNEGELVGLIGPNGAGKTTLFNLLTGVYEPSEGTVTLAGSLLNGKKPYTIASLGLSRTFQNIRLFKDMTVLDNVLLGMSNTNKSHLLSSLLRLPKFYASEDTLRQKAMELLAIFGLDGHANHLAKNLPYGQQRRLEIVRALATEPKILFLDEPAAGMNPQETAELTALIRQVKDQFGITIILIEHDMSLVMEVTERIYVLEYGRLIAHGTPDEIKKNQRVIEAYLGGDV encoded by the coding sequence ATGGCTTTACTGGAAGTGAAACATTTAACGAAACATTTTGGCGGTTTGACAGCTGTGGGTGATGTTACCATGGAACTCAATGAGGGTGAATTGGTTGGTCTTATCGGTCCTAATGGTGCTGGAAAGACGACGCTTTTTAACCTTTTGACAGGAGTTTATGAGCCTTCCGAAGGGACTGTAACCCTTGCTGGTAGCTTGCTAAATGGAAAAAAACCTTACACTATTGCTTCACTTGGTTTGTCTCGTACCTTCCAAAATATTCGTCTTTTTAAAGATATGACCGTTTTGGATAATGTATTGCTTGGTATGAGTAATACTAATAAGTCGCATCTTCTGTCTTCCTTATTACGATTACCAAAGTTCTATGCTAGTGAAGACACATTGCGTCAAAAAGCTATGGAGTTGTTAGCGATTTTTGGGCTTGATGGTCATGCCAATCATTTAGCGAAGAACTTACCTTATGGACAGCAACGCCGTCTTGAAATCGTGCGTGCTCTAGCTACTGAACCTAAAATTCTTTTCTTAGATGAACCTGCTGCAGGGATGAACCCACAAGAAACAGCTGAATTGACAGCACTTATTCGTCAAGTTAAGGATCAATTTGGGATTACCATTATTTTGATTGAGCATGATATGAGTCTGGTTATGGAAGTGACCGAGCGTATCTATGTTCTTGAGTATGGTCGTCTCATTGCACACGGTACGCCAGATGAGATTAAAAAGAATCAACGTGTTATTGAAGCCTACTTGGGAGGTGATGTCTAA
- a CDS encoding putative polysaccharide biosynthesis protein, whose amino-acid sequence MSESKPKVSQQEQMMRGTAWSAAGSFISRLLGVVYIIPWYLWMGKHANEANALFTQGYNIYSLFLLISTSGLNVAVAKQIAKYNAMDRQSETIQLIRQFLKFMLFLGFISAGVMFFLSPVIAKMSGAGNELVPVIQSLSWSVFIFPMMSVIRGVFQGHNDLAPSAKSQIAEQFIRVIWMLLTAYFIMQLGSGDYVKAVTQSTFAAFLGMLASMAVLVYYLAKSNLLKPIFFEKTKEVSVDAKVLFVETLKEAIPFIVTGSAVQVFSLIDQFSYVPFMKMITDYSRSDLLVQFAYFASNPNKVVMLLVSVAASIGGVGIALLTENYVKKDMKAAASLITNNLQLLFMFIMPAIVGILVLAKPVYTVFYGAPSDMALGMFVAAMVQTVFLALYIMLSPMLQAMFENRKAMRYFIYGLITKIVLQIPMIYLFHGYGPLLSTSIALSVPIVLSYLRLQNLTSIDASGLTRRLQMINLMTLVMALLTAVVTFGLSFVLDPASRVHSVFYVVIVGAVGIFSYGYMSLKTRMLDKLIGGRAGRLREKFKIS is encoded by the coding sequence ATGTCTGAAAGCAAACCAAAAGTCTCCCAACAGGAGCAGATGATGCGCGGGACTGCCTGGTCGGCAGCCGGAAGTTTCATCAGTCGTTTATTGGGAGTGGTCTATATCATTCCTTGGTATCTGTGGATGGGTAAGCATGCTAATGAAGCCAATGCCCTTTTTACGCAAGGTTATAACATCTACTCACTTTTTCTCTTGATTTCCACATCAGGTTTGAATGTGGCAGTAGCAAAACAGATTGCCAAATATAATGCTATGGATAGGCAGTCTGAGACCATACAATTGATTCGTCAATTCCTAAAGTTCATGCTGTTTCTTGGTTTCATTAGTGCTGGGGTTATGTTTTTTTTGTCTCCGGTTATTGCCAAAATGTCAGGAGCGGGTAATGAACTAGTCCCGGTTATTCAAAGCCTATCTTGGTCTGTTTTTATTTTCCCAATGATGAGTGTCATTCGAGGCGTTTTTCAGGGACACAATGATTTGGCTCCTTCTGCTAAGAGTCAAATAGCTGAACAATTTATCCGTGTTATTTGGATGCTGTTAACAGCCTATTTTATCATGCAGCTTGGTTCGGGTGATTATGTTAAAGCTGTTACTCAGTCAACCTTTGCGGCTTTTCTTGGAATGTTAGCCAGCATGGCTGTTTTGGTCTATTATTTGGCTAAGTCAAACTTGTTGAAGCCAATCTTTTTTGAAAAAACAAAAGAAGTATCTGTTGATGCCAAGGTTTTGTTTGTTGAGACCTTGAAAGAAGCAATTCCCTTTATCGTGACAGGATCAGCCGTTCAAGTCTTTAGTTTGATTGATCAGTTTTCTTATGTTCCTTTTATGAAAATGATAACAGATTATAGCCGTTCGGATTTGCTAGTTCAATTTGCTTATTTTGCTTCAAACCCTAATAAGGTTGTGATGCTTTTGGTATCTGTTGCAGCTTCCATTGGTGGTGTTGGGATTGCTTTATTGACGGAGAATTACGTCAAAAAAGATATGAAGGCAGCCGCTAGCCTGATTACTAATAACTTACAACTGCTCTTTATGTTTATTATGCCAGCGATTGTCGGCATCCTTGTGTTAGCCAAGCCAGTCTATACTGTTTTCTACGGTGCACCTAGTGACATGGCACTTGGTATGTTTGTAGCAGCAATGGTTCAGACGGTATTTTTAGCCCTTTACATCATGTTGTCTCCCATGCTTCAAGCCATGTTTGAAAATCGAAAAGCTATGCGTTATTTCATCTATGGCTTAATAACTAAGATTGTCTTACAGATTCCTATGATTTATCTGTTCCATGGCTATGGCCCACTCTTATCAACTTCTATTGCTTTGTCGGTTCCGATAGTCTTAAGTTATCTTCGTTTGCAAAACTTGACGTCGATCGATGCTTCTGGTTTGACACGGCGTTTGCAGATGATTAATCTGATGACACTTGTAATGGCCCTTTTGACGGCGGTTGTGACATTTGGTTTAAGTTTTGTGCTTGATCCTGCTAGTCGTGTTCATAGCGTGTTTTATGTTGTTATAGTCGGTGCTGTTGGTATTTTTAGTTATGGCTACATGTCGCTTAAAACTCGCATGCTAGATAAGTTGATTGGTGGTCGTGCTGGTCGTCTTCGTGAGAAATTTAAGATTTCATAA
- a CDS encoding cystathionine gamma-synthase has protein sequence MTKAYQLATILAQAGIKSDDATGSLVAPIHLSTTYQHPEFGKSTGFDYTRTKNPTRSALEETLAKIEQAAYAIATSSGMSAVVLAFSVFAYGSKVVAARDLYGGSFRWFNNQESEGRFSVTYANTEEEMIAAIDESTDVVYVETPTNPLMVEFDIAKVAKVAHDKGAKVLVDNTFYSPVYQNPIPLGADIVIHSATKYLSGHNDVLAGVVITDNTELFETLMYHYNTTGPNLSPLDSYLLMRGLKTLKIRMEAVTKNAQELAVFLDNHVAVKEVLYTGKGGMISFKVKDKGKIPALLNSLKVISFAESLGGVESLMTYPATQTHADIPAEVRFSYGLSDNLLRLSVGIEDVEDLKADLEQALSK, from the coding sequence ATGACAAAAGCTTATCAACTGGCTACTATTCTAGCGCAAGCAGGCATCAAATCAGATGATGCAACCGGATCACTGGTTGCTCCAATCCATTTATCAACCACTTATCAACATCCAGAATTTGGCAAGTCTACCGGTTTTGATTACACACGAACTAAGAATCCTACCAGAAGTGCATTGGAAGAAACATTGGCAAAAATTGAACAAGCAGCGTATGCAATTGCAACCAGTTCAGGTATGAGTGCTGTTGTGCTTGCTTTTTCCGTCTTTGCTTATGGCAGTAAAGTTGTTGCAGCGCGTGATTTGTATGGCGGTTCTTTTCGTTGGTTTAACAATCAGGAGTCAGAAGGCCGGTTTAGTGTCACTTATGCCAATACCGAAGAGGAAATGATCGCTGCTATTGATGAATCGACTGATGTGGTTTATGTTGAAACCCCAACCAATCCTTTGATGGTTGAATTTGACATTGCAAAAGTAGCCAAGGTCGCCCATGATAAGGGGGCAAAAGTCTTGGTTGACAATACTTTTTATAGCCCAGTTTATCAAAATCCGATTCCGCTTGGTGCTGATATTGTCATACATTCAGCGACAAAATACTTATCAGGTCACAACGATGTCCTAGCAGGGGTTGTGATTACAGATAATACAGAGCTTTTTGAAACACTTATGTATCATTACAACACCACTGGACCTAATTTATCTCCACTGGATTCCTATCTTCTCATGCGTGGGCTCAAAACCCTTAAAATCCGTATGGAGGCTGTAACAAAAAATGCTCAAGAGTTGGCTGTTTTTCTAGATAATCATGTGGCTGTTAAAGAAGTCCTTTACACAGGAAAAGGCGGGATGATTTCTTTTAAAGTTAAGGACAAAGGAAAAATTCCTGCACTTTTAAATAGTCTCAAAGTGATTAGTTTTGCGGAAAGTTTGGGTGGTGTAGAAAGTCTGATGACCTACCCAGCTACTCAAACACATGCTGATATTCCTGCTGAAGTACGCTTTTCTTATGGTTTGTCCGATAATTTGTTGCGACTATCGGTAGGAATCGAAGATGTAGAGGATTTGAAAGCTGATTTAGAACAAGCTTTGAGTAAGTGA
- a CDS encoding branched-chain amino acid ABC transporter permease, with product MLQQLVNGLILGSVYALLALGYTMVYGIIKLINFAHGDVYMMGAFVGYYLISTFHLNFFVALIVTMLITAAIGVVIEFLAYRPLRQSTRIAALITAIGVSFLLEYGMVYLVGAEARAFPQAIKTIKYDLGPISVTNIQLIILTVSLLLMLALNFIVKKTKMGKAMRAVSVDSDAAQLMGINVNSTISFTFAIGSAMAGAAGVLIGLYYNTMNPLMGMAPGIKAFVAAVLGGIGIIPGAAVGGFMIGMLETLSTAMGLSSYKDAVVYAILIIILLVRPTGILGKNIKEKV from the coding sequence ATGTTACAACAACTGGTCAATGGTCTCATTTTGGGAAGTGTTTACGCACTGTTGGCGCTAGGTTATACCATGGTTTATGGTATCATCAAGTTGATTAACTTTGCACACGGTGATGTCTATATGATGGGAGCGTTTGTTGGCTACTATCTGATCTCGACCTTCCACTTGAATTTCTTTGTTGCTTTAATAGTAACAATGCTGATCACAGCTGCTATTGGGGTTGTCATTGAATTTTTGGCTTATCGCCCCTTGCGACAGTCAACGCGGATTGCAGCTTTGATTACAGCCATTGGCGTCTCATTTCTTTTAGAATATGGCATGGTCTATTTGGTTGGTGCCGAAGCGCGTGCCTTTCCACAGGCAATCAAAACGATTAAATATGATTTAGGTCCTATTAGTGTAACCAATATTCAATTGATTATCTTAACAGTATCTCTTCTGTTGATGCTCGCGCTTAACTTCATTGTTAAGAAAACAAAGATGGGTAAAGCCATGCGGGCTGTTTCTGTTGATAGCGATGCCGCACAATTGATGGGGATCAATGTTAACTCAACGATTAGTTTTACCTTTGCTATTGGTTCTGCTATGGCTGGGGCTGCGGGTGTGCTGATTGGTCTTTACTATAATACAATGAATCCTCTCATGGGGATGGCACCTGGTATCAAAGCTTTTGTGGCTGCTGTTTTGGGTGGTATTGGGATTATTCCTGGTGCAGCTGTCGGAGGATTTATGATTGGGATGCTGGAAACACTGTCTACAGCTATGGGATTGTCAAGCTATAAAGATGCTGTTGTTTATGCAATCTTGATCATTATTCTCTTGGTTCGTCCGACAGGTATTCTTGGTAAAAATATTAAGGAGAAGGTATAA
- the upp gene encoding uracil phosphoribosyltransferase → MGKFQVISHPLIQHKLSILRRSTTPTKDFRELVDEIAMLMGYEVSRDLPLEDVEIETPVTTTVQKQLAGKKLAIVPILRAGIGMVDGLLSLVPAAKVGHIGMYRDEETLEPVEYLVKLPEDIDQRQIFVVDPMLATGGSAILAVDSLKKRGATNIRFVCLVAAPEGVEKLQAAHPDVDIYAASLDEKLNEHGYIVPGLGDAGDRLFGTK, encoded by the coding sequence ATGGGAAAATTCCAAGTCATTTCACATCCGCTCATTCAACACAAACTCTCAATCTTACGTCGTTCAACGACTCCAACAAAAGATTTTAGAGAATTAGTTGATGAAATTGCTATGTTGATGGGATACGAAGTGTCTCGTGACTTGCCTCTTGAAGACGTTGAAATTGAAACACCAGTAACAACAACGGTTCAAAAACAATTGGCTGGTAAGAAATTAGCCATTGTTCCAATCCTTCGTGCTGGTATTGGTATGGTAGATGGCCTTTTGAGTCTCGTTCCGGCTGCTAAAGTTGGTCATATCGGTATGTATCGTGACGAAGAAACGCTTGAGCCAGTGGAATACTTGGTTAAATTGCCAGAAGACATTGATCAACGCCAAATTTTCGTGGTTGACCCAATGCTTGCGACTGGTGGATCAGCAATATTGGCAGTAGATTCACTCAAAAAACGCGGTGCGACAAATATTCGCTTTGTGTGTTTAGTGGCTGCTCCAGAAGGTGTGGAAAAATTGCAAGCAGCTCATCCAGATGTGGATATCTACGCGGCATCTCTTGATGAAAAACTAAATGAGCATGGTTACATTGTTCCTGGTCTCGGTGATGCGGGTGACCGTCTCTTTGGTACAAAATAG